A section of the Labrus mixtus chromosome 15, fLabMix1.1, whole genome shotgun sequence genome encodes:
- the LOC132990446 gene encoding homeobox protein Hox-D3-like encodes MDPQQSALPLQLHGNSLAMGSGQVPELSLGYNGGGAGQEAELNQQNMTSSATVSSRLNPGEWFQSPLEPLGHRHAKDKLDIKGRSCSVLTICHSGVIFPWMNPRTTDSKQSVSGGVVAASQSGRRSARRERTAFTNSQLLELEKEFHFSPYLCRPRRKEMAAGLRLTDRQVKIWFQNRRMRYKKEHKNAKVAGLSPYNPPTSSCADLLGFSDTCVVRTSSSAELHCVDYAPVACSIGQCFPPAHLTHQSCIPPSVGPPLSCMGGDSHHHASISNWP; translated from the exons ATGGACCCCCAACAGTCTGCCCTCCCACTGCAGCTGCATGGCAACAGTTTAGCTATGGGCTCTGGACAAGTGCCAGAACTGAGCCTTGGATACaatggaggaggagcaggccaAGAAGCAGAACTTAATCAGCAAAACATGACCTCCTCTGCTACTGTCAGTTCCAGGTTGAACCCAGGTGAATGGTTTCAGAGTCCTCTGGAGCCTCTGGGTCACCGCCATGCCAAGGACAAGCTGGACATCAAGGGCAGGAGCTGCAGTGTACTAACCATCTGCCACTCAGGAGTCATTTTCCCCTGGATGAATCCACGGACGACTGACTCTAAGCAATCTG TCAGTGGAGGTGTGGTGGCGGCCAGTCAATCGGGAAGAAGAAGCGCCAGAAGGGAGAGGACAGCATTTACCAACAGccagctgctggagctggagaaggagttCCACTTCAGTCCTTACCTGTGTCGCCCTCGCAGGAAGGAGATGGCTGCCGGGCTGAGGCTTACAGATCGCCAGGTTAAGATCTGGTTCCAAAACCGCAGGATGAGATACAAGAAGGAGCACAAGAATGCAAAGGTGGCAGGTTTGTCCCCCTACAACCCTCCTACCAGCTCATGTGCAGACCTCCTGGGCTTTTCAGACACATGTGTTGTAAGAacttcctcctctgcagagctgcactgCGTGGATTATGCTCCTGTTGCCTGCAGCATTGGTCAGTGTTTCCCCCCTGCACATCTGACCCATCAGAGCTGCATACCTCCATCTGTTGGTCCACCGCTATCCTGCATGGGCGGTGATAGTCATCACCATGCCAGCATTTCAAACTGGCCCTAG
- the hoxc1a gene encoding homeobox protein Hox-C1a encodes MTSYQKLTVEGESTSPLLTGCCQAKEVINLDPDCSTYSELCGRDEEGEVASGFNSPQPRYLTLSNSLTLCSSLDSPPPLSLHCETLEGFSAPACPHSPRVPWRRRAQGQGSPGRGYCASNNDETAQSGFGSPAEQIQTCSYNDTEFHVDVGSSVTLDCNAALDVNRKTFEWMRVKRSQHRAARMHMTCGFSIIGPGLGAGHGNLCSDDHPAENGTPRTSFSTRQLTELEKEFHFNKYLTRARRVEVAGVLQLSETQVKVWFQNRRMKQKKLQRDGLMISEPVPAAAPHSNTMDTMDTCPSPGPTSPKTPGPELLSLQMF; translated from the exons ATGACTTCCTATCAAAAGTTAACGGTCGAAGGGGAGAGTACGAGCCCCCTGCTCACGGGCTGCTGCCAAGCCAAAGAGGTCATAAACCTGGACCCCGATTGCAGCACTTATTCTGAACTCTGCGGCCGTGACGAGGAGGGGGAAGTTGCCTCTGGATTTAACTCTCCGCAGCCTCGGTACTTAACTCTCTCTAACAGTTTGACTCTGTGCTCCTCTTTGGAcagccctcctcctctttcactcCACTGTGAGACTCTCGAGGGCTTCTCGGCACCGGCCTGCCCCCACTCGCCCCGTGTCCCCTGGCGGCGCAGGGCGCAGGGGCAGGGCTCTCCAGGACGCGGATACTGCGCATCAAACAACGACGAGACGGCACAAAGCGGGTTTGGATCACCCGCAGAGCAAATTCAAACCTGCTCCTACAATGACACAGAGTTTCACGTCGACGTGGGGAGTTCTGTTACTTTGGACTGTAACGCCGCTTTGGatgtaaacagaaaaacttTTGAGTGGatgagagtgaagaggagtcaGCACCGGGCGG cCAGGATGCACATGACCTGTGGGTTCAGTATCATTGGTCCGGGCCTGGGTGCTGGACACGGAAACCTCTGCTCGGATGACCATCCCGCGGAGAACGGCACCCCGAGGACCAGCTTCAGCACCAGGCAGCTGACCGAGCTGGAGAAGGAGTTCCACTTCAACAAGTACCTGACGCGGGCCAGGCGCGTGGAGGTGGCCGGTGTCCTGCAGCTGAGCGAGACGCAGGTGAAAGTTTGGTTTCAGAACAGACGCATGAAGCAGAAGAAATTACAGAGAGACGGCCTGATGATCTCAGAGCCGGTGCCCGCGGCTGCTCCGCACTCTAACACCATGGACACCATGGACACCTGCCCCTCTCCTGGACCGACCTCTCCAAAAACACCTGGCCCTGAACTACTGAGCCTGCAGATGTTTTGA